In one Pseudanabaenaceae cyanobacterium SKYG29 genomic region, the following are encoded:
- a CDS encoding DUF3007 family protein, giving the protein MRRIDALLLAFAFFLFGGMSYMVLRIIGLPGETAGIWSQVIVLLGLLGWLSTYLFRVATGNMTLHQQMERYKTALLRQRLAEMTPEELAELETSSED; this is encoded by the coding sequence ATGCGACGGATTGATGCGTTGCTCCTTGCCTTTGCCTTTTTCCTGTTTGGGGGGATGAGTTACATGGTCTTGCGCATTATCGGTCTCCCAGGGGAAACGGCGGGCATCTGGAGTCAGGTAATTGTCTTGCTGGGATTGCTGGGTTGGTTGTCTACCTATTTATTTCGCGTGGCAACGGGTAATATGACACTCCACCAACAGATGGAACGCTACAAAACCGCTCTGTTGCGCCAGCGTCTGGCGGAAATGACCCCTGAAGAACTAGCTGAGTTGGAGACCTCCTCTGAGGATTGA
- a CDS encoding chloride channel protein — MSYHSEIPSQIRRLFLPKRFALLEAVVIGIVAGIAAIVIKTGVGWLGGWRVRLAGMGLPEYVLPIGGALGGLLAGVIIQWVAPEAYGSGVPQVKAVLARVPLVLDLRIALGKLLAAVISIGSGIVLGREGPTIQVGAALAAQLSQWFPTSPEYRRQLIAAGASAGLAAAFNTPITGVLFVVEALLQDASSFSLGTGVLAAFIGALISRYLGGEELSLNGTPASRYAEGIHFYANEIPLYVVVGVLTGMGGALFNRALMLSSKVFRRGVNLPVPARIAVAGFICGAIIAALPPTFRDHAGLKSLVSAGETDISLTALAIAVHTSLTLIAFGSGSPGGLTAPSVIIGSGLGLLVGHIANWWHLVHHVKTFALVGGGGFFCGVARTPISAVIIIFELVGNFEIVLPLMIVSVVAYFTAEKVYPNSIYDHILRANGIDLTSKADKEESILANLTAGDVMVQAVETLDSSMTLEETIVAFTNSHHRGFPVLSQGKLVGIVTETDLAIAQGKNLPPHTPLREVMTPDPLTVPPQASLREVLYLLNHYQISRLPVTLGRELVGIITRSDIIRAESEKLSGQVLHYRQPSYCIYQTRAPSLGRRKILVLVNNPKTVATLMHIARSIAQVQDYEIECLHVITVHRARAPMETPVTIGKARRLLRDCQKWAKQWGIDLHTQIRTAHDVVQAVLDVTREDRIGVILLGWRGQDFTPGRVFGDVVDTLIRQAPCHVLVVRLDKESKPVGEWNRWLVPVAGGPNAQVAIQEFLPGLVKLGNAPHIELCQVFRREQDITDDKLMHADADFLRARTHCPVHTNKIISPAVAESIIDCARQLEIDTIVLGASREGFLRQVVQGNIPETIARGSPCTVILLRAANT, encoded by the coding sequence ATGTCCTACCATTCGGAAATTCCCAGTCAAATTCGCCGTCTGTTTTTGCCCAAGCGGTTTGCTCTCCTAGAAGCAGTGGTGATTGGGATTGTGGCAGGGATAGCAGCCATTGTCATTAAGACAGGAGTTGGCTGGTTGGGGGGCTGGCGTGTGCGCTTGGCAGGGATGGGTTTACCGGAGTACGTGCTACCGATCGGGGGTGCTCTGGGTGGATTGCTGGCAGGGGTAATCATCCAATGGGTAGCCCCGGAAGCCTATGGTAGTGGTGTACCCCAGGTGAAAGCTGTGTTAGCCCGTGTGCCCTTAGTGTTGGACTTGCGCATAGCCCTGGGCAAGTTGTTGGCAGCAGTTATATCGATCGGGTCGGGGATTGTTCTGGGGCGAGAAGGCCCCACGATTCAGGTAGGGGCGGCACTGGCAGCACAGTTAAGTCAATGGTTTCCTACTTCTCCTGAGTATCGGCGGCAATTGATTGCGGCGGGGGCAAGTGCAGGGTTAGCAGCAGCCTTTAATACCCCTATTACTGGGGTACTGTTTGTGGTGGAAGCTCTGTTGCAGGACGCATCTAGCTTTTCCCTGGGTACAGGTGTACTGGCAGCCTTCATTGGGGCTTTGATTTCTCGCTATCTGGGGGGAGAAGAGCTTTCCCTAAATGGTACACCTGCTAGTCGCTATGCTGAAGGAATTCATTTCTACGCCAATGAGATACCCCTGTATGTGGTGGTTGGTGTTTTGACGGGGATGGGAGGGGCACTATTCAACCGCGCGTTAATGCTCAGCAGCAAGGTATTTCGGCGGGGAGTTAACCTACCTGTGCCAGCGAGGATAGCAGTGGCGGGCTTTATCTGCGGAGCAATTATTGCGGCACTACCACCCACTTTCCGTGACCATGCGGGCTTGAAGTCTCTAGTTAGTGCTGGCGAGACTGACATTTCCCTAACTGCTTTGGCTATAGCTGTCCACACCAGTTTAACTCTTATTGCCTTTGGCTCTGGTTCCCCAGGAGGATTGACTGCTCCCAGTGTGATTATTGGTAGTGGCTTGGGATTATTGGTGGGACATATCGCCAACTGGTGGCATTTGGTGCATCATGTCAAGACCTTTGCTTTGGTGGGGGGTGGGGGCTTTTTCTGTGGTGTGGCCCGTACACCCATTTCCGCGGTGATCATCATCTTTGAACTGGTGGGGAACTTTGAAATTGTCCTACCCCTGATGATTGTGTCGGTAGTTGCCTACTTCACGGCGGAGAAGGTCTATCCCAACTCCATCTACGACCACATTCTGCGGGCAAATGGCATTGACCTCACTAGCAAAGCGGACAAGGAAGAATCCATCCTAGCTAACCTGACAGCGGGGGACGTAATGGTGCAGGCGGTGGAAACCTTGGATAGTAGTATGACCCTAGAAGAAACGATCGTTGCTTTTACTAACTCCCACCATCGTGGCTTCCCTGTCCTCAGTCAAGGCAAATTAGTAGGGATTGTCACCGAGACCGACCTAGCTATTGCCCAGGGGAAAAACTTACCCCCCCACACCCCCCTCCGGGAGGTGATGACCCCTGATCCCCTGACTGTCCCTCCCCAAGCCTCTTTGCGTGAAGTGCTGTACTTACTGAATCACTATCAAATCAGTCGCCTGCCTGTGACCCTAGGGCGAGAGTTAGTGGGCATCATCACCCGCAGTGACATCATTCGGGCAGAGTCGGAGAAATTGAGCGGGCAGGTACTACATTACCGCCAGCCTTCCTACTGCATCTATCAAACCCGTGCTCCTTCCCTCGGTCGGCGCAAAATCCTCGTCCTGGTCAACAACCCCAAGACAGTAGCGACCCTGATGCACATTGCCCGATCGATCGCCCAAGTGCAGGATTACGAAATCGAATGTCTCCATGTCATTACTGTCCATCGTGCCCGTGCCCCCATGGAAACTCCTGTAACTATTGGCAAAGCGCGGCGGTTGTTGCGGGATTGTCAGAAATGGGCAAAACAATGGGGCATAGATTTGCACACCCAGATTCGCACAGCTCATGATGTCGTACAAGCAGTTTTGGATGTCACCAGGGAAGACCGCATCGGTGTAATTTTGTTGGGTTGGCGGGGGCAGGATTTTACCCCGGGGCGAGTATTTGGGGATGTCGTGGATACCTTGATTCGCCAAGCTCCCTGCCATGTGTTAGTGGTGCGGTTGGATAAGGAGTCCAAGCCAGTGGGGGAGTGGAATCGCTGGTTAGTGCCTGTGGCAGGTGGTCCCAACGCCCAAGTAGCAATTCAAGAGTTTCTACCAGGTTTGGTCAAATTGGGCAATGCCCCCCACATTGAACTCTGTCAAGTTTTCCGCCGGGAACAGGACATTACAGATGACAAGTTGATGCACGCTGACGCTGACTTCCTCCGAGCCAGAACCCATTGCCCTGTCCATACCAACAAGATTATCTCCCCTGCAGTTGCGGAAAGTATTATTGACTGTGCCCGTCAACTAGAAATTGACACGATCGTCCTAGGCGCTAGCAGGGAAGGGTTTCTCAGACAAGTGGTGCAAGGCAACATCCCCGAAACTATTGCTAGGGGTAGTCCCTGTACGGTCATTCTCCTACGGGCTGCTAACACCTAA
- the cobA gene encoding uroporphyrinogen-III C-methyltransferase: MKGKVYLVGAGPGDPELITLKGKRLLESCDVVVYDALVSEGVLALINPQADRYFVGKRRGRHTLLQEETTALLIKLADSHDRIVRLKGGDPFVFGRGGEEMADLLRAGIAVEVVPGITAGIAVPAYAGIPITHREFSSSVTFVTGHEAAGKYRPSVNWQAIAQGSETIVIYMGLHNLPTIVPTLLEAGLSPQTPVAVLQQGTLPEQVNFYCTLGTVLDMGAKLEPPAIVVIGKVVALAPELRGLGNAPSW, from the coding sequence GTGAAAGGAAAGGTCTACTTAGTGGGAGCTGGTCCGGGCGACCCTGAGTTAATTACGCTAAAAGGTAAGCGTCTCCTAGAGAGCTGTGATGTGGTGGTCTATGATGCCTTGGTGAGTGAGGGTGTTTTGGCGCTGATTAACCCCCAAGCCGATCGCTATTTTGTGGGCAAACGGAGGGGCAGGCACACGCTGCTACAGGAAGAAACAACGGCTCTGTTAATTAAGCTAGCAGACAGTCATGACAGGATCGTGCGCTTGAAGGGAGGCGATCCCTTCGTGTTTGGCAGGGGGGGAGAGGAGATGGCGGATTTGCTTAGGGCAGGGATTGCCGTAGAGGTAGTGCCAGGGATCACAGCGGGGATTGCTGTACCAGCCTATGCGGGTATTCCCATTACCCATCGGGAGTTTAGTTCTAGTGTCACTTTTGTCACGGGGCACGAAGCGGCAGGGAAATACCGTCCCTCTGTGAATTGGCAAGCGATCGCCCAGGGGTCAGAAACGATCGTGATTTACATGGGTTTACACAATTTGCCCACGATTGTGCCCACGCTCCTAGAAGCAGGACTATCTCCCCAAACCCCCGTAGCAGTCCTTCAACAAGGAACATTGCCCGAACAAGTCAACTTTTACTGCACTCTCGGTACGGTGTTGGATATGGGAGCAAAGTTGGAACCCCCTGCGATCGTGGTTATTGGCAAAGTTGTGGCACTAGCCCCGGAACTCAGGGGGCTTGGTAACGCACCATCGTGGTAG
- a CDS encoding NAD-dependent epimerase/dehydratase family protein produces MRILILGGTRFIGVALTKLLVAAGHEVVLLNRGNNPPPVPGLRTIICDRTQPEALKAALAHESFDAIFDNSGRELRDTQPLVELFRDRIRHFVYVSSAGVYQESELLPHFEGDAIDPKSRHRGKWETEMYLHQAYQENGFPYTAIRPVYIYGPGNYNDVEAWFFDRISQGRPLPIPGDGKFITQLGHVADLAAAMVAVLGNSQAIGEVYNISDMRYVTYIGIARACAEAMGKSPDDLEFVFYDPDKFDFGKRKAFPFRLQHFFCSIDKALNDLDWEPEYDLVSGLRTSYEQDYLQQDRSGVSFATDDMILAAQG; encoded by the coding sequence ATGCGTATTTTGATTTTGGGGGGTACGCGGTTTATTGGGGTGGCGTTAACGAAGTTGCTAGTAGCAGCGGGACATGAGGTGGTGCTGTTAAACCGGGGGAATAATCCACCGCCTGTACCTGGACTACGTACTATTATTTGCGATCGGACGCAACCTGAGGCTTTGAAGGCTGCCCTAGCCCATGAGTCTTTCGATGCTATTTTTGACAACAGCGGTAGGGAGTTGAGGGATACGCAGCCGTTGGTGGAGTTATTCCGCGATCGGATTCGTCATTTTGTCTATGTCAGTTCGGCGGGGGTGTATCAGGAGTCGGAGCTGTTGCCCCACTTTGAGGGGGATGCCATTGACCCCAAGAGTCGTCACAGGGGGAAGTGGGAGACGGAAATGTATTTGCACCAGGCTTACCAGGAAAATGGGTTTCCCTATACGGCGATTCGTCCTGTCTACATCTACGGTCCAGGCAATTACAACGATGTGGAGGCGTGGTTTTTTGACCGCATCAGTCAGGGGCGCCCACTTCCTATCCCCGGCGACGGTAAGTTCATTACCCAGTTAGGGCATGTGGCGGATTTGGCGGCAGCCATGGTGGCAGTGTTGGGCAATAGCCAGGCGATCGGAGAAGTCTACAATATCTCGGACATGCGCTATGTCACTTATATAGGCATTGCTAGAGCTTGCGCAGAGGCGATGGGTAAATCCCCGGATGACCTGGAGTTTGTTTTCTATGACCCCGATAAATTTGACTTTGGTAAACGCAAAGCTTTTCCCTTTCGCCTGCAACATTTCTTCTGTTCCATCGATAAAGCCCTCAATGACCTGGACTGGGAGCCAGAATACGACTTGGTCTCAGGGCTACGTACTTCCTATGAGCAGGACTACCTCCAACAAGACCGATCGGGGGTTAGCTTTGCTACAGATGATATGATCCTAGCGGCTCAGGGCTAA
- the secE gene encoding preprotein translocase subunit SecE has translation MTKGEAKTTIQEQEKKPSFVLVDFLRNTKAELDKVVWPTRQQLIAESAVVIIMVVIAALLITGVDWIFAKLAQIIFK, from the coding sequence ATGACCAAAGGAGAAGCTAAGACAACCATACAAGAGCAAGAAAAGAAGCCAAGCTTTGTCTTAGTCGATTTTCTCCGCAACACCAAAGCAGAGTTGGACAAAGTTGTGTGGCCCACCCGCCAGCAACTGATAGCTGAATCTGCCGTGGTGATTATCATGGTTGTGATCGCTGCCCTCCTGATTACTGGAGTTGACTGGATTTTTGCCAAACTCGCCCAAATCATCTTCAAGTAG
- the hslO gene encoding Hsp33 family molecular chaperone HslO translates to MADEMIRVTAANGGIRAVGITGKGFVEEARKRHNLSAVGSAALGQAMIATLLLASGMKTPQARVSLQIMGDGPLGKVFADAGADGTVRGFVKNPQVEIPLNDNNGLDVGQAIGHNGFLCVIRDEGIGIPYTSTVELASGEVGQAVAHYLYTSEQTPSVVLVGVHVNSEGIEAAGGALLQLMPQEAENDTLIDLLEERVRNFHGFSRLLRSGSSPAQILVNMLDGLHPEVLPEVTPLRFACPCSLDRVLSALRMLSISELREMMEKDGGAEVVCQFCGKVYHIDRFDLGKIIMNMEAR, encoded by the coding sequence ATGGCGGATGAGATGATTCGGGTGACAGCAGCCAACGGTGGCATCAGAGCGGTGGGAATCACAGGCAAGGGTTTTGTGGAAGAAGCCAGGAAACGACACAATCTCTCGGCAGTGGGCAGTGCGGCTTTGGGGCAGGCAATGATTGCTACTTTACTCCTGGCATCTGGGATGAAAACTCCCCAAGCACGAGTCAGCTTGCAAATTATGGGGGACGGTCCTTTGGGCAAAGTTTTTGCTGATGCAGGGGCAGATGGGACAGTGCGTGGCTTCGTCAAAAATCCCCAGGTGGAAATTCCCCTCAACGACAACAACGGTTTGGATGTGGGACAAGCGATCGGGCACAACGGCTTTCTCTGTGTGATTCGGGATGAAGGAATCGGCATTCCCTACACTAGTACGGTGGAGTTAGCTTCGGGGGAGGTAGGGCAGGCAGTAGCTCACTATCTTTACACTTCAGAGCAAACCCCCTCGGTAGTTCTAGTGGGAGTCCATGTCAACAGTGAAGGGATTGAGGCAGCGGGAGGAGCACTCTTGCAACTCATGCCCCAGGAAGCAGAGAATGATACCCTCATTGATTTACTGGAAGAGCGAGTGCGGAATTTCCATGGTTTTTCGCGGCTATTGCGGTCTGGCAGTTCCCCTGCCCAGATTCTGGTAAACATGTTGGATGGGTTGCACCCGGAAGTTTTGCCTGAGGTAACACCCTTGCGCTTTGCCTGTCCCTGTTCTCTCGATCGGGTTCTTAGTGCCTTGCGCATGCTCAGTATTTCCGAGCTACGGGAGATGATGGAGAAAGACGGTGGGGCAGAGGTAGTTTGTCAGTTCTGTGGCAAGGTTTACCACATCGATCGGTTTGACTTAGGCAAGATTATTATGAACATGGAGGCAAGGTAG
- a CDS encoding HTH domain-containing protein has product MSMTFLEMAQKILKEVKQPLTVLEIWQNAVSKGYDKLVDYKGKTPEKTLGARLYVDVRDNPSTVFKTIEGRPRRFFLKGQNITGTNPPPTRPKSITLLEKDLHPLMVYYGFYYLKAYLKTINHNKSDKKAFGEWVHPDIVGCYFPFHDWDREVVELSNMMGNTAVKLYSFELKRELSVSNLREAFFQAVSNSSWANEGYLAAANIDNEDDDFMSELKRLSTAFGIGIIKLDIRDPDSTEIILPARAKETVDWDTVNKLSRINPDFSEFLWRIKTDMSIKEVRKEMYDQVMDKDALVGFLARKISEC; this is encoded by the coding sequence ATGTCAATGACATTTCTAGAGATGGCGCAAAAGATTTTGAAGGAAGTAAAACAACCCCTTACAGTGTTGGAAATTTGGCAAAATGCTGTAAGTAAAGGTTATGACAAGCTGGTTGATTACAAAGGTAAAACACCTGAGAAGACCCTAGGGGCAAGACTCTATGTGGATGTACGAGATAACCCTTCAACAGTGTTTAAGACAATTGAGGGACGACCAAGGCGTTTTTTCCTCAAGGGTCAAAACATAACGGGAACAAACCCGCCACCAACAAGACCTAAGAGTATAACTTTACTCGAAAAAGATTTGCATCCCTTGATGGTTTATTATGGCTTTTATTACTTGAAAGCGTATCTAAAGACAATCAACCATAATAAATCAGACAAAAAAGCCTTCGGTGAATGGGTTCATCCAGACATTGTTGGCTGTTACTTTCCTTTTCATGATTGGGATAGGGAAGTGGTAGAACTCAGCAATATGATGGGAAACACTGCGGTCAAGCTTTACTCATTTGAACTAAAGCGAGAATTGTCAGTTAGTAATTTACGAGAAGCATTTTTTCAGGCTGTTTCCAATTCATCATGGGCAAATGAAGGATATTTGGCAGCAGCTAATATTGACAATGAAGATGATGACTTTATGAGTGAGTTAAAGAGGCTATCAACAGCGTTTGGTATAGGTATTATTAAGTTAGATATTCGTGACCCTGACTCTACAGAAATTATTCTCCCAGCGAGGGCAAAAGAAACTGTTGATTGGGATACTGTAAACAAGTTATCTAGGATTAATCCAGACTTCAGTGAGTTTTTGTGGCGGATAAAAACAGACATGAGTATTAAAGAAGTGAGGAAAGAGATGTACGACCAGGTAATGGATAAGGATGCATTGGTGGGATTTCTTGCAAGGAAAATATCAGAATGCTAG
- the nusG gene encoding transcription termination/antitermination protein NusG has product MQAEAENPQGYNYRWYAVQVGSGCEKRVKMSLEQRIPTLEDYYEDLRQKIVQIEIPQTPVVKIRKDGSRHTDQEKVFPGYVLIRMHLDDDTWQVVKNTPHVINFVGTEKRRQSGKGRGHVEPKPLSDQEAERIFRVTTEQEPVVRVDMAPGDKIKVLAGPFKDFCGEVIEVSPERNKLKALLSIFGRDTPVELEFNQVEKNG; this is encoded by the coding sequence ATGCAGGCTGAAGCTGAAAACCCCCAAGGGTACAATTACCGTTGGTATGCCGTCCAAGTGGGGTCGGGTTGCGAAAAACGGGTGAAAATGAGCCTGGAACAGCGCATCCCCACCCTGGAGGACTACTACGAAGACCTGCGGCAAAAAATTGTCCAGATCGAAATTCCCCAAACTCCTGTGGTCAAAATCCGCAAGGATGGTTCTCGGCATACAGATCAGGAAAAGGTCTTCCCTGGCTACGTCCTGATTAGAATGCACCTGGACGATGACACCTGGCAGGTGGTAAAAAACACTCCCCATGTGATCAACTTTGTGGGCACGGAAAAGCGCCGCCAATCAGGCAAGGGCAGAGGGCATGTGGAACCCAAGCCCCTAAGTGACCAGGAGGCAGAGCGTATCTTCCGTGTAACTACAGAGCAAGAACCAGTTGTCAGGGTGGATATGGCTCCAGGAGACAAGATCAAGGTATTGGCAGGGCCGTTCAAAGATTTCTGTGGGGAAGTGATCGAAGTCAGCCCCGAACGGAACAAGCTCAAAGCCCTGCTTTCCATCTTTGGGCGGGATACGCCCGTTGAGTTAGAGTTCAATCAAGTCGAGAAAAATGGCTAA
- a CDS encoding histone deacetylase produces the protein MFAIVYSEEFLQHNTGRFHPENGGRLTAIRQYLLQQDWSNQLLWLTPSDRDVLPFILQVHSRDYVLAVEAMCEKGGGYLDHDTPVSRDSFRVACRAVGAWLDGVDRVLATNQPVFCLCRPPGHHARRTTGMGFCVFANAAIAAFYALQFVDRVCILDWDVHHGNGTQEIVWDEPKIRFISSHQSFFYPGTGFAEERGNHNNIFNFPIRAGTSGKAFLEVFRQEILPLMQEFQPHILIVSAGFDANADDPLGGLKFLPEDYGEMTRCCLQVTPRIVFGLEGGYDYDSLSRSVASVIYSCLGVSSP, from the coding sequence ATGTTTGCCATTGTTTATTCAGAAGAGTTCCTCCAACACAACACAGGGCGTTTTCATCCAGAAAATGGGGGCAGGTTGACAGCGATCCGTCAGTATTTATTGCAGCAGGACTGGTCTAATCAGTTGTTGTGGTTGACTCCCAGCGATCGGGATGTACTGCCGTTTATTCTACAGGTGCACAGCCGTGATTATGTTTTAGCGGTAGAGGCAATGTGTGAGAAAGGGGGGGGGTACCTAGACCACGATACCCCTGTTTCCAGAGACAGTTTTCGGGTGGCTTGTCGGGCGGTGGGGGCTTGGTTAGATGGAGTCGATCGGGTTTTAGCTACTAACCAACCAGTCTTTTGTCTCTGTCGTCCCCCAGGACATCATGCAAGGCGCACAACGGGGATGGGTTTCTGTGTGTTTGCTAATGCCGCCATTGCAGCTTTCTACGCTTTGCAGTTTGTCGATCGGGTGTGCATCCTAGACTGGGACGTACATCATGGCAACGGCACCCAGGAAATTGTCTGGGACGAACCCAAAATTCGCTTTATTTCTAGCCACCAATCTTTCTTCTATCCAGGCACAGGTTTTGCCGAGGAAAGGGGTAACCACAACAACATCTTCAATTTCCCGATTCGTGCTGGTACCTCTGGCAAGGCTTTCCTGGAAGTCTTCCGTCAGGAAATTCTTCCCCTCATGCAAGAGTTCCAACCTCATATTCTCATTGTCAGTGCAGGATTTGATGCCAATGCCGATGACCCCCTCGGTGGCTTGAAATTTTTGCCCGAAGACTACGGTGAAATGACTAGGTGTTGTTTGCAGGTGACTCCCAGAATTGTCTTTGGGTTGGAGGGGGGCTATGACTACGACAGCCTGTCCCGATCGGTGGCTTCTGTCATCTACAGTTGTTTAGGTGTTAGCAGCCCGTAG
- a CDS encoding TrkA family potassium uptake protein: MNFSSLDFFRNLRNEAPRQFAVIGLGRFGKAVCKTLHSQGYEVLAADKDQERVDQILAEHLASHCIQLDSTNPLALKEAGILEFETVIVAIGNYLEESIITTLNLKEGGVKWVAAKASSEIHGTLLKKVGADHVVYPEAEMGCALARSLTQRGILERFELDPDHSIVEIVVPEAFNGKTLLELNLRRRYGVSVLAVSRDGKFEINPDPNVKLQAGSAIVVIGKNKDIQKLPTVDHVR; encoded by the coding sequence GTGAACTTTTCGTCCTTGGATTTCTTTCGCAACCTCCGCAACGAAGCTCCCCGCCAGTTTGCAGTAATTGGTTTGGGGCGCTTTGGCAAAGCTGTTTGCAAAACTCTCCACTCCCAGGGCTATGAAGTCCTGGCTGCCGACAAAGACCAAGAGCGAGTAGACCAAATTTTGGCAGAGCACCTGGCTTCCCACTGTATTCAACTGGACAGCACTAACCCCCTCGCTCTCAAGGAGGCGGGCATTTTGGAATTTGAGACAGTGATTGTAGCGATTGGCAACTACTTGGAAGAGAGCATCATTACTACCCTCAATCTGAAGGAAGGGGGGGTGAAGTGGGTAGCAGCGAAAGCTTCCTCGGAAATTCACGGCACATTGTTGAAAAAAGTGGGAGCAGACCATGTGGTCTATCCTGAAGCAGAGATGGGTTGTGCCCTTGCCCGTTCCCTCACCCAACGGGGTATTCTAGAGCGGTTTGAATTAGACCCCGACCATAGCATTGTGGAAATTGTGGTACCCGAAGCCTTCAATGGTAAAACTTTATTGGAATTGAACCTCCGCCGCCGCTATGGAGTCAGTGTCCTAGCAGTAAGCCGCGATGGCAAGTTTGAAATTAACCCCGACCCCAACGTGAAATTGCAGGCAGGCTCAGCGATCGTGGTAATTGGCAAGAACAAGGACATTCAAAAATTACCCACTGTGGATCATGTCCGTTAA
- a CDS encoding M23 family metallopeptidase: MSVKFALLSLLALAQVQPDRFCAPPPLQQVRPHTVQPGETLASIAQTYKLSPASIMGLNPPVRNGQVKPGQILQIPPADGIFHHLKDEENYKTIAQTYNTRPDVLFEKNGCQPSPEVVFVPGVLWKPKPELPPLPNFTPESAVVIIASGGYPLPYVVPVTSGFGWRTNPVTGEWAFHSGIDLGAPHGTPVLATSDGIVEFADWAGGYGNLVEIRHSRARTRYAHLSLITVRPGQKVVQGQQIGLVGSTGRSTGPHLHFEILSPTADGWIAVNPAPYLDRLALSR; the protein is encoded by the coding sequence ATGTCCGTTAAATTTGCTCTGCTTTCCCTGCTAGCTCTAGCCCAGGTACAGCCCGATCGGTTTTGTGCTCCGCCCCCCCTGCAACAAGTCCGCCCCCACACTGTCCAACCGGGAGAGACTCTCGCTAGCATTGCCCAGACCTACAAACTCTCCCCTGCCAGTATCATGGGCTTGAACCCCCCTGTGCGCAACGGGCAAGTCAAACCAGGGCAAATCTTACAAATTCCCCCCGCCGATGGCATCTTCCATCACCTTAAGGACGAAGAGAACTACAAAACGATCGCTCAGACCTACAACACCCGCCCCGATGTCCTGTTTGAGAAGAATGGCTGTCAGCCCAGTCCCGAAGTGGTGTTTGTCCCTGGCGTACTGTGGAAACCCAAGCCCGAACTCCCCCCCCTGCCCAACTTCACCCCCGAAAGCGCTGTTGTCATCATTGCCAGTGGCGGCTACCCTCTCCCCTACGTTGTCCCCGTCACTTCTGGTTTTGGCTGGCGCACCAATCCTGTTACGGGAGAATGGGCATTCCATAGCGGCATTGACCTTGGCGCTCCCCACGGCACACCGGTTCTAGCTACTAGCGATGGCATTGTGGAATTTGCTGATTGGGCAGGGGGCTATGGCAACTTAGTAGAAATTCGACACAGCCGCGCCCGCACCCGCTATGCTCACCTCTCCCTCATCACCGTCCGCCCAGGGCAGAAAGTTGTCCAAGGGCAACAAATCGGTCTGGTGGGATCAACAGGGCGATCGACGGGACCTCACCTCCACTTTGAAATTCTTTCCCCCACCGCTGATGGCTGGATTGCTGTCAACCCTGCCCCCTACCTCGATCGTTTAGCCCTGAGCCGCTAG
- a CDS encoding GNAT family N-acetyltransferase, with protein MVSTFTPAEVLFLEGADKVDLLQLQALFDRSAFWARGRTIEDLATALGNSEPVITLWHGEKLIGHGRATSDGVYRATIWDVVIAPEFRGTGLGRKLVEKILAHPKVHRVERVYLMTTYQQEFYLRLGFQYNQTTTMVRYQAP; from the coding sequence ATGGTCTCAACTTTTACTCCTGCGGAAGTCCTATTTCTAGAAGGTGCAGACAAAGTTGATCTGTTGCAATTGCAAGCCCTATTCGATCGCTCGGCTTTTTGGGCGCGGGGAAGGACAATAGAAGATTTGGCTACTGCCTTGGGCAACTCGGAACCTGTGATTACGCTCTGGCACGGGGAGAAATTAATTGGGCATGGACGGGCGACTTCCGATGGAGTGTATCGGGCAACTATTTGGGATGTGGTAATTGCCCCTGAATTTCGGGGTACAGGCTTGGGGCGGAAACTAGTGGAAAAAATTCTCGCCCACCCCAAAGTCCACCGTGTTGAGCGGGTCTACTTGATGACCACCTACCAGCAAGAATTCTATCTACGCCTGGGCTTCCAGTACAACCAAACTACCACGATGGTGCGTTACCAAGCCCCCTGA